Proteins encoded together in one Bos indicus isolate NIAB-ARS_2022 breed Sahiwal x Tharparkar chromosome 25, NIAB-ARS_B.indTharparkar_mat_pri_1.0, whole genome shotgun sequence window:
- the GNB2 gene encoding guanine nucleotide-binding protein G(I)/G(S)/G(T) subunit beta-2 — protein MSELEQLRQEAEQLRNQIRDARKACGDSTLTQITAGLDPVGRIQMRTRRTLRGHLAKIYAMHWGTDSRLLVSASQDGKLIIWDSYTTNKVHAIPLRSSWVMTCAYAPSGNFVACGGLDNICSIYSLKTREGNVRVSRELPGHTGYLSCCRFLDDNQIITSSGDTTCALWDIETGQQTVGFAGHSGDVMSLSLAPDGRTFVSGACDASIKLWDVRDSMCRQTFIGHESDINAVAFFPNGYAFTTGSDDATCRLFDLRADQELLMYSHDNIICGITSVAFSRSGRLLLAGYDDFNCNIWDAMKGDRAGVLAGHDNRVSCLGVTDDGMAVATGSWDSFLKIWN, from the exons ATGAGTGAGCTGGAGCAACTGAGACAGGAGGCCGAGCAGCTCCGGAACCAGATCCGG GATGCCCGAAAAGCATGTGGGGATTCAACACTGACCCAG ATCACAGCTGGGCTGGACCCAGTGGGGAGAATCCAGATGAGGACACGGAGGACCCTCCGTGGGCACCTGGCCAAAATCTATGCCATGCACTGGGGGACAGACTCAAG GCTGCTGGTCAGCGCCTCCCAGGACGGCAAGCTCATCATTTGGGACAGCTACACCACCAACAAG GTCCACGCCATCCCGCTGCGCTCCTCCTGGGTCATGACCTGTGCCTACGCGCCCTCAGGGAACTTCGTGGCCTGCGGGGGACTGGACAACATATGCTCCATCTACAGCCTCAAGACCCGTGAGGGCAATGTCAGGGTCAGCCGGGAGCTGCCTGGCCACACCG GGTACCTGTCATGCTGCCGCTTTCTGGATGACAACCAAATCATCACCAGCTCTGGGGACACCACCTG TGCCCTGTGGGACATTGAGACCGGCCAGCAGACTGTGGGCTTTGCTGGACATAGTGGTGATGTGATGTCCCTGTCCCTGGCCCCCGACGGCCGCACCTTTGTGTCAGGCGCCTGCGACGCCTCCATCAAGCTGTGGGACGTGCGGGACTCCATGTGCCGACAGACCTTCATCGGCCACGAATCCGACATCAACGCCGTGGCT TTCTTCCCCAACGGCTACGCCTTCACCACGGGCTCTGATGACGCCACATGCCGCCTCTTTGACTTGCGGGCCGACCAGGAGCTCCTCATGTATTCGCACGACAACATCATCTGCGGCATCACCTCTGTTGCCTTCTCGCGCAGCGGCAGGCTGCTGCTCGCGGGCTACGACGACTTCAACTGCAACATCTGGGATGCCATGAAGGGCGACCGTGCAG gTGTCCTCGCGGGCCATGACAACCGTGTGAGCTGCCTCGGGGTCACTGACGATGGCATGGCTGTGGCCACAGGTTCCTGGGACTCCTTCCTCAAGATCTGGAACTAA
- the ACTL6B gene encoding actin-like protein 6B, translating to MSGGVYGGDEVGALVFDIGSFSVRAGYAGEDCPKADFPTTVGLLAAEEGGGLELEGEKEKKGKIFHIDTNALHVPRDGAEVMSPLKNGMIEDWECFRAILDHTYSKHVKSEPNLHPVLMSEAPWNTRAKREKLTELMFEQYNIPAFFLCKTAVLTAFANGRSTGLVLDSGATHTTAIPVHDGYVLQQGIVKSPLAGDFISMQCRELFQEMAIDIIPPYMIAAKEPVREGAPPNWKKKEKLPQVSKSWHNYMCNEVIQDFQASVLQVSDSPYDEQVAAQMPTVHYEMPNGYNTDYGAERLRIPEGLFDPSNVKGLSGNTMLGVGHVVTTSIGMCDIDIRPGLYGSVIVTGGNTLLQGFTDRLNRELSQKTPPSMRLKLIASNSTMERKFSPWIGGSILASLGTFQQMWISKQEYEEGGKQCVERKCP from the exons ATGAGCGGGGGCGTCTACGGCGGAG ATGAGGTGGGGGCGCTGGTCTTTGACATTGGCTCCTTCTCAGTCCGCGCTGGGTACGCTGGGGAGGACTGCCCCAAG GCTGACTTCCCCACCACGGTGGGGCTGCTGGCCGCGGAGGAGGGGGGCGGGCTGGAGTtggagggggagaaagagaagaaagggaaaatcttTCACATCGACACCAACGCCCTCCACGTGCCTCGAGATGGAGCGGAAGTCATGTCTCCCCTCAAGAATGGCATGA TTGAGGACTGGGAGTGCTTCCGTGCAATCCTGGATCACACCTACAGCAAACATGTCAAGTCTGAGCCAAACCTGCACCCAGTGCTCATGTCAGAGGCCCCG TGGAACACACGGGCCAAACGGGAGAAGCTGACGGAGCTGATGTTTGAGCAGTACAACATTCCTGCTTTCTTCTTATGCAAGACAGCTGTGCTTACTGC CTTTGCAAATGGACGCTCCACAGGTCTGGTGCTGGACAGTGGGGCCACCCACACGACAGCCATTCCAGTGCATGATGGCTACGTCCTGCAGCAAG GCATTGTCAAATCACCCCTGGCAGGGGACTTCATCTCCATGCAGTGCCGAGAGCTCTTCCAGGAAATGGCCATTGACATCATCCCACCTTACATGATCGCAGCCAAG GAGCCTGTACGGGAGGGTGCACCCCCaaactggaagaagaaagagaagttacCCCAGGTTTCCAAGTCCTGGCATAACTACATGTGCAAT GAGGTGATCCAGGACTTCCAGGCCTCCGTGCTGCAGGTCTCAGACTCTCCCTACGATGAGCA GGTGGCTGCGCAGATGCCCACAGTGCACTACGAGATGCCCAACGGCTACAACACAGACTACGGTGCAGAGCGGCTCCGCATCCCTGAGGGCCTGTTTGATCCCTCCAATGTCAAG GGCCTGTCGGGGAACACCATGTTAGGGGTGGGCCACGTGGTGACCACCAGCATCGGCATGTGCGACATTGACATTCGTCCG GGCCTCTACGGCAGTGTCATTGTCACGGGTGGGAACACGCTCCTGCAGGGCTTCACTGACAGACTCAATCGAGAGCTTTCCCAGAAGACTCCACCG AGCATGAGACTGAAGCTCATCGCCAGCAACAGCACCATGGAGCGCAAGTTCAGCCCCTGGATCGGGGGCTCCATCCTGGCCTCACTG GGCACTTTCCAGCAAATGTGGATCTCCAAGCAGGAATATGAGGAGGGCGGGAAGCAGTGCGTGGAGCGGAAGTGCCCCTGA